The nucleotide window CTTTCATGGATCCTTTTTAGAATTAATTACTATTCCAGCTTGGGTGTCATAACTTGGTATATTCCATTTATATGCTGTTTGCCCGAATTTTGAGACTCCTAATGTCTTTTTTAGTCTAGGATAGTAAATAGATTTCATGCAAATTGCACACTGAGCTTTTGGTATAGGTGTCCCGGGACTAATAATCTACGAAGAAAGGAGGGAAAGGGAAGATCAACCAAAGATCCTACTCCTCTTAGAAAGGGGAATGAATCATTTTTCCGCCTTTTCATTTTGTTTTAAGGCCTCATCTACGAAAGAACAAATCGGAAAATAGTCAATTTGATGAATATTCATTTTATACATTCTCATCTTTATCACACTTCATTTGTGCATTAGTAATCATTTCCAAAGTTATATGATCTTAGATTCTTATATTTATTTAAGCAGTGGAAAATAGTATTTGCACTTTTCACCTCTTTGTTTATACCATGAGTTCCTGAAACCGCTGCATAGGGTGATATGAACTCTCTTTAAACTGATATGCCCGGAAGAGGTTAATGTTAGGGATTGGATGGTACAACATTTTTTCTTCATTATTCTCTTTTGGCAATGGGTGTTGGCTCCAGGAGTGGGGTTAGGAAGGGTGCAAGGTTATGATAGTATTTACTGGTTTAAGATTTGTTTACTATGGAGTTCGCGGTTTATCTAGCTCTAAGGCTGGTTGGTCCAGTTATGTTGCAATTCTGCTCATAAATTGCTAGTGTCTCGGCTgcacttttttgtcattttttacATCTTGTCTAAGTTCTGTCTTTATTGTCGCAACCAGTTATAAAAATTCGCTGAGGTTTCAGTTTATCACCTGCTCTTTCCGTTTCCATCTGTTTGAAAGGCCAGTTCTCAACTGGTGAAATCATCCGTGCATCTTGATTATCAGTGCCTTGAGCTTTATTTGGGGAAAATTAGCTATTTTTGAGCTGCCATTGAGTATTTTGGGATGCTTTTATTTTTGCAGATTACTACAGTTGATGAGGCTAAAAGATTCTATCCTTTATTTGGGCTTGGAGCAAATGTTGCTCTAATTTTCTCTGGCCGTACAGTGAAGTACTTCTCTAATCTGAGAAAATCATTGGGTCCTGGAGTTGATGGTTGGGCCGTCTCTTTGAAAGCAATGATGAGCATTGTAGTGCTGATGGGGCTTGCAATCTGTGGCATTTACTGGTGGGTGAATCACAACGTTGCTCTACCGAACCGtagcaagaagaagaaggtaaCCAGCCACAGTTTAGTATTGATTCCCTTCAAGTGGCTAGATTACTCAAAAGAAAATAGTAGTCAGCAAAAGGACCCATAATTTTTCCCTATCTTATAAACTTAGCAGAGAAATTACCCCATTTATCAGTTAGTTCCAAAGAGCTGCTTGACCTCTTTGTTTACTTGATCACGGTTCAGTGATAATCTAATAAATTTCTACCTTCTCATATTAAATTATTCAAAACCACTTTCACATTTAAGGATCACGTGAAATGTATTATTAACATTTTCTCACTATAATGTATTTTTGCAGGAGAAGCCTAACATGACCATGATGGAGAGCTTGAAATTTTTGGTCTCCTCAAAGTATATCAGGGATCTTGCAACATTAGTTGTAGCATACGGCATTAGTATCAACCTTGTTGAGGTTACTTGGAAATCAAAGCTCAAAGCTCAGGTAAAATAGTTACTACTGTTATGCATTGTAATATGTGAACTTGAGTTTGTTTCTCAATTTAACATGCAGCATCTCTTTCACACTCTGCCCTTTTACTAAATCTGCAGTTCCCAAGCCCAAATGAATACTCTTCCTTCATGGGTGACTTCTCTACTGCTACTGGTATAGCAACTTTTACAATGATGTTGTTAAGCCAGTGGATCTTTGACAAATATGGTTGGGGAACAGCAGCTAAGATAACGCCCACGGTCTTGCTTCTTACTGGTGTTGGATTCTTCTCCCTGATTTTGTTTGGTGATCCCCTTGCCCCTGCTCTTGCCAAGTTCGGGATCACTCCTCTTCTAGCTGCTGTCTATGTGGGCGCTATGCAGAACATTTTCAGTAAGAGTGCAAAATACAGTTTGTTCGATCCTTGCAAAGAAATGGCGTATATTCCTCTGGACGAGGACACCAAGGTATATACTATTCACTGTGTCTAAAATTGTAGTGAATCAATGCTCTATGGTGCTGTCAAAAGTGCTGAATTGGAATAGTCATGCCTTCATCTAGGAATTGAATGCATTAAAcatatactccctccggtccacaataagtaaCCAATTTGCTTTGGGCACACCCGTTaaggaaatactaaattctagacaaaaattgttagtgtgactaaactactCTTAATTAAATGTTGCAGCATAATTTAATATGAGGAGTAAAAGACTTTTTAGGAATACGACATAAGGGTAATTTAGgaaaaacaaattaaattttttcttgattatataaatggacacttattttggaccaaaataaaaaaacaaattagtCACTTATTATGGACTGGAGGGAGTATATATCTGTAGCCTTTAAGagggggagccttggagcaacggtaaagttgtcttcaTGTTACCTATAAGTCTagagttcgagccgtggaattagccactgatgcttgcattagggtagactgCCTACCTCACACCCTTTGGGTGCGACCCTTCCCCAAACCCTGCGTAAATGCGGGATGCTTCGTGCACCGGACTACCTTTTTTTTTGGGCATCGGTAACAATACCGGGCTACCTTTTTATATATGTAGCCCTTAATATTTGATGAGCGCATATATTTATAATGGTATTTGTGACTGACAAATACCTCTATCCGGACTTTTATAACTGGAAAACCGTGATGTTATTTGGCAGCCAGTTGTTTCGTGAACATTAAGCTCAAGCATTTTTCTTATAACAGGTAAAAGGGAAGGCAGCAATTGATGTTGTCTGCAATCCACTGGGAAAATCTGGAGGAGCCTTGATACAACAATTCATGATTTTGACTTTTGGTTCGCTTGCCAACTCAACTCCCTACCTTGGAGGTGTGCTACTAGTAATTGTACTTGGATGGTTGGGAGCAGCCAGGTCTTTAGACGGCCAATTCACTGCATTGCGGCGTGAGGAAGAGCTCGAGAAGGAAATGGAGAGAGTAGCAGTGAAGATCCCTGTTGTGTCACAAGATGAAAGTGGAAATGGTTCTCTTACAAGTGACTCGTCGTCACTGAATCCCATGGGAGGTGACTCAGCCGGTGCATCACCTGAACCTTCCTCCCCAAGGAATGTGTAATTTTGCTGTTATATCACCTGCAAAGCCAGGAGGAATATGAAAACAAAATAGGAGATGCATGTCGGTTGCAGGTTCAACTATTCAATGTAGTCTCCAGAAATTTTCTTGGTTGTAGGAATTTGTTCTTACTTACTCGATAGGAATAAAATACGAATAGAAGGACAAGAATGTTACTGACTTGGCTGCCCTTAGATGTTGTAAGCTTATTGGAGTGGTTCCAATCATTCAGCTTTATAGCTCTCATGATATGAAAATGCTATTTGCTGCTAACTtagtcagaggcggatccagaattttaagTATATGGATTCCTGTCGCAATTTTATACTTCATCTTTGAAAGCATTGGGCAATCAGAAGTATAGGGAATTAAGCCATGAGTTTAGTGATATTTgtaagcatttaaattttatcgaatttaaaTCCATAAAGTTATTTGAGCTATATTTTACATTCAAGATAAtgttggtccaaataaatattatggactaatataattgaattaattatataaatcaaATATATATTGATTAAATAAATAGGTATTAATCCATTGGACTAGcctatttaattgggctaaagtgatgagtccacttcattaagcccaagatgacatcttcctagaggcccagtttggtgtcacgtgtcaaatgacgtggcgcgccaagtcaaacggaagagccaataggttcatgtcacgtgtcaaaatgacaaggcatgccaagtcacactaaaaggccaatgaaatcgtgccacgtgtgcaagtgacatgttctggccaatcaaatgcggccatgtcacacttcaatttgattggtcagaaagagtttgttcttatcacaactcctccttttcacaactataaataggggtcttcataactcagaaaagacaccagaagttataacaagaagcaagagagagctcgtggatcaaatgccacaaatttctctacaagttcaagcttcaagcaatcaagttcaagttcaagaaatcaagtttaagctcaagaacgaagaacaattcaagtattcaagatcaagaatggagtcaaatc belongs to Nicotiana tabacum cultivar K326 chromosome 6, ASM71507v2, whole genome shotgun sequence and includes:
- the LOC107795522 gene encoding plastidic ATP/ADP-transporter, with amino-acid sequence MPYLYTVDFCISSSKPFSHITFFFFANLISLFSFSLFVINLLKAQIFRLFLGLVEIEKKRESLTKMEAVLQTKGLLSLPSKPKTRAFYPLPQGGLRHRFNSVNSLKPKPLEGLSLSSDGFQKFQGFAKKPQLIGQKNRFFPVCKAEVAAAADGVPLLGENESPKFMGIELVTLKKIIPLGLMFFCILFNYTILRDTKDVLVVTAKGSSAEIIPFLKTWVNLPMAVGFMLLYTKLANVLSKQALFYTVILPFIAFFGAFGFVLYPLSNYFHPTALADQLLNILGPRFLGPIAILRIWSFCLFYVMAELWGSVVVSVLFWGFANQITTVDEAKRFYPLFGLGANVALIFSGRTVKYFSNLRKSLGPGVDGWAVSLKAMMSIVVLMGLAICGIYWWVNHNVALPNRSKKKKEKPNMTMMESLKFLVSSKYIRDLATLVVAYGISINLVEVTWKSKLKAQFPSPNEYSSFMGDFSTATGIATFTMMLLSQWIFDKYGWGTAAKITPTVLLLTGVGFFSLILFGDPLAPALAKFGITPLLAAVYVGAMQNIFSKSAKYSLFDPCKEMAYIPLDEDTKVKGKAAIDVVCNPLGKSGGALIQQFMILTFGSLANSTPYLGGVLLVIVLGWLGAARSLDGQFTALRREEELEKEMERVAVKIPVVSQDESGNGSLTSDSSSLNPMGGDSAGASPEPSSPRNV